The Sesamum indicum cultivar Zhongzhi No. 13 linkage group LG6, S_indicum_v1.0, whole genome shotgun sequence genome has a segment encoding these proteins:
- the LOC105165836 gene encoding aspartic proteinase nepenthesin-1-like → MARKLPFLMLILLQLALLPHSQCLNSESAGFSLRLTRRDLPDSNSFHQRLESTGHFPDVIRPRITRADYIFTIDAGIGTPSSQKPFIFDLGSELTWTQCTPCVNCFQQNYPLFDPKRSRTYRKLPRNHPLTRWTTSFARYNNGAFTFNIAYGSGQTSTGIVSIETFSFPSHRRGPEIIPGVVFGCANNQQGYFSSMVTGVIGMNRSPVSLISQMRSLSARRFSYCFPPINSPVNTTRLRFGSDIKKIEDLQGTRFLSTRDYSYRVKLLGISVAGRRLDLPNRSFPRGCTLDTGCAVSRIETRVYSEVERVLIQHFNRFNLTRLPPGSISRGDLCYSPRPGFINYPNMTFHFQGADYGIGPKNLFLFLDNRFCLAMFPDKITILGAYQQQDVRFVYDIGNQKVLFREEDCSQDKA, encoded by the coding sequence ATGGCTAGAAAATTGCCCTTCCTGATGTTAATTTTACTTCAGCTCGCACTGCTCCCTCATTCCCAATGCCTGAATTCAGAATCAGCAGGTTTCAGCTTAAGGCTCACTCGAAGAGATTTGCCCGACTCCAATTCCTTCCATCAGAGATTAGAATCAACTGGTCATTTCCCGGATGTGATCCGTCCACGGATCACCCGAGCAGATTACATATTCACCATTGATGCAGGCATCGGCACGCCTAGCAGCCAAAAGCCCTTCATTTTCGATCTAGGCAGCGAGTTAACCTGGACGCAGTGCACGCCTTGCGTTAACtgttttcaacaaaattatccCCTCTTTGATCCCAAAAGGTCCAGAACCTATAGAAAACTTCCTCGAAATCACCCCTTAACCAGATGGACCACATCCTTTGCCCGTTACAACAACGGAGCTTTCACGTTCAACATTGCGTATGGCAGCGGGCAAACGTCGACAGGCATTGTCTCAATCGAAACTTTCAGTTTTCCATCACACAGGAGAGGCCCCGAGATCATACCAGGGGTCGTGTTTGGCTGTGCAAACAACCAACAAGGCTATTTCAGTAGCATGGTAACTGGTGTCATTGGCATGAACAGATCTCCGGTCTCATTGATCAGCCAAATGCGCTCGTTGTCAGCGCGTCGCTTCTCCTACTGCTTTCCTCCAATCAATTCCCCCGTCAACACCACACGGCTAAGATTCGGGAGCGacattaagaaaattgaagattTACAGGGAACCAGATTCTTGAGCACCAGAGACTACAGCTATAGAGTGAAATTGCTTGGCATAAGCGTTGCAGGGCGGCGTTTAGACCTACCAAACCGCAGTTTCCCGAGGGGCTGCACATTAGATACAGGATGTGCAGTGAGCAGGATCGAGACTCGTGTGTATAGTGAAGTTGAGAGAGTACTAATACAACATTTCAATCGGTTTAATCTGACCAGACTGCCACCTGGTTCGATCAGTCGAGGAGATTTATGCTATAGTCCTCGCCCTGGATTCATAAATTACCCAAACATGACATTTCATTTCCAGGGAGCCGATTACGGCATTGGGCCCAAAAACCTGTTTCTTTTTCTCGACAACCGATTCTGCCTGGCCATGTTTCCAGATAAGATAACAATATTGGGTGCATATCAACAGCAAGATGTGAGGTTTGTTTATGATATTGGCAATCAGAAGGTCTTGTTTCGTGAGGAGGATTGCTCACAGGATAAAGCTTGA